Proteins encoded in a region of the Micropterus dolomieu isolate WLL.071019.BEF.003 ecotype Adirondacks linkage group LG07, ASM2129224v1, whole genome shotgun sequence genome:
- the LOC123974136 gene encoding INO80 complex subunit D-like isoform X1 has product MEDDSRGPADVVKNKSHVMYEGKHIHFSEVDNKPLCSYSPKLCKQRRLNGYAFCIRHVLEDKTAPFKQCEYVAKYNSQRCTNPIPKSEDRRYCNSHLQVLGFIPKKERKKKHDALEDMRSRAHLESVALNITVPSLALKAPNGLDELPPSPPCTRLLPLPDGELLDPFAFYEDDTDGEEVGTPRKGNAIKKKLQSRLVLNQKLCHDTDLFQPPPEHFTPSPVARVHPSSPLNTHLPRHQSGLLQPPQHSSVTSFIFPGQQQGLLCNPSPPQTVNFLPPGMPANAAPSPVQPSGASLSRKMPFTATHLAVSCKDSGSSNQRHVVVMRPSAFSPSASCLARLQHLVQLCAKRHREHGDLFPHLGLDWSEDSADDDDEEEAETFVPFHSSWRPQNGLEDSSGSSRRTRLLRLCSYLQEKYKHMCREERASIRQKRYRYAFRKALLHAASNSPDCAGQLIQEFRGASRSSSSVASARQQNADPGTCTGSTKGQACNNRALPFTRHCFQHILLNRSQQLFASCTAKFADGQQCSIPVFDITHQTPLCEEHAKKMDNFLRGDGNRRVQHQQQQQRKPRKKTKPPALTKKHKKKRRRGPRRPQKPIPPALPQGNLGMPSTSLAMPSQARIRSPSTPDLSTEELPDDIANEMADIPNDLELNQEDFSDVLPRLPDDLPDFDLFEGKNGELLPTTEEAEELVRALQAMGSYPDSLVCLTSMGDLAPSEGVDHRTMTVFPGPVQPGGMGDLLNSRIPTENFTGLELEDNLLHSTGGHFPPSPPSQPANQAPTSCSNLTSSSSTVAPSTPSLLTQTSITERTFSRTHTSHVLAKSDAPTSSPQGSHYSSEHVPSPYSDHISSPHASSFQTDTPLLLEVSLSGVPGPPRSSWNNLPLPLTDPTQFGSLIGSESHLISTSLSTPPATTHSVTLQPMAALSAMPQSGLTGLTTPPAPSSSLPSSSHELLTSTQPKQQLPQFSAAFGHQLASHSGIPKDVQPSHSSTAPPAGFSIVSATAASANSATPPFAQSK; this is encoded by the exons ATGGAAGACGATAGCCGTGGTCCAG CTGATGTTGTCAAGAACAAGAGTCACGTGATGTATGAAGGCAAACACATACACTTCTCAGAGGTGGACAATAAGCCGTTGTGCTCATACAGCCCAAAGCTTTGCAAGCAGCGGCGACTAAATGGCTATGCTTTCTGTATCCGGCACGTTCTGGAGGATAAGACGGCCCCCTTCAAGCAATGTGAATATGTGGCCAAGTACAACAGCCAGCGATGTACCAACCCCATCCCCAAGTCTGAAGACCGcag ATATTGTAACAGCCACCTGCAGGTTCTGGGCTTTATCCCCAAGAAGGAACGGAAAAAGAAACATGATGCTTTGGAGGACATGCGCTCACGGGCTCACCTGGAGTCAGTGGCTCTCAACATAACTGTGCCCTCTTTAGCTCTGAAAGCCCCCAATGGTCTAGATGAACTACCGCCATCCCCCCCATGTACACGCCTGTTACCCCTCCCTGATGGGGAACTCCTGGACCCTTTTGCCTTTTATGAGGATGACACAGATGGGGAGGAGGTGGGTACTCCTCGGAAGGGCAACGCCATCAAGAAGAAACTACAGAGTCGCCTGGTGCTCAACCAGAAACTCTGCCATGACACGGACCTCTTCCAGCCACCTCCTGAGCACTTTACTCCCTCCCCCGTCGCCCGTGTCCACCCCTCCTCGCCACTTAACACTCATCTCCCACGGCACCAGTCAGGTCTTCTTCAGCCGCCCCAGCACTCCAGCGTGACTTCCTTCATCTTCCCAGGACAGCAGCAGGGTTTATTATGCAATCCATCACCACCTCAGACGGTCAACTTTCTGCCTCCAGGGATGCCCGCTAATGCAGCACCCAGTCCAGTGCAACCTTCTGGGGCATCACTCAGCAGGAAAATGCCTTTCACAGCTACTCACTTGGCTGTCAGTTGCAAGGACAGTGGCAGTAGCAATCAGCGGCATGTGGTTGTCATGCGTCCATCTGCCTTCTCACCTTCTGCCAGCTGCCTGGCCAGGTTGCAACATCTGGTGCAGCTCTGTGCCAAGAGACACCGGGAGCATGGAGACCTCTTTCCTCATCTAG GATTGGACTGGTCAGAAGACAGTGCTGATGATGACGATGAAGAGGAGGCAGAGACATTTGTTCCTTTCCATAGCTCTTGGAGACCACAGAATGG GTTGGAAGACAGCAGCGGTTCCTCACGGAGAACACGGCTACTTAGGCTTTGCTCGTACCTACAGGAGAAATATAAGCACATGTGCAGGGAAGAGAGGGCGAGTATCCGCCAGAAGAGATACCGCTATGCCTTCCGCAAAGCCTTGCTGCATGCTGCCAGTAACAGCCCCGACTGTGCTGGCCAACTGATCCAGGAGTTTCGTGGTGCCTCTCGAAGCTCCTCAAG TGTGGCTTCAGCAAGGCAGCAGAACGCAGATCCGGGGACCTGCACTGGCAGCACAAAAGGCCAGGCCTGCAACAACAGGGCCCTGCCATTCACTCGACACTGCTTTCAGC ACATTCTGTTGAATCGTTCCCAGCAGCTCTTTGCTAGTTGCACAGCCAAATTTGCAGATGGTCAGCAGTGCTCCATCCCTGTGTTTGATATCACACACCAGACACCACTCTGCGAAGAGCATGCCAAAAAAATG GATAACTTCCTGCGAGGGGATGGTAACCGTCGAGtgcagcaccagcagcagcaacagcgtAAGCCACGTAAAAAGACCAAACCACCGGCGCTcaccaaaaaacacaagaagaagaggaggagagggccgcGGAGGCCTCAGAAACCCATCCCTCCAGCGTTGCCACAGGGGAACCTGGGAATGCCTTCTACAAGCCTAGCAATGCCCTCACAGGCCCGCATCAG GAGCCCTTCAACTCCAGACCTGAGTACAGAGGAACTTCCTGATGATATCGCCAATGAAATGGCAGACATTCCAAATGACCTTGAGCTAAACCAGGAGGATTTCTCCGACGTGTTACCCCGACTACCTGATGACCTGCCGGACTTTGACTTGTTTGAAG GTAAGAATGGGGAGTTATTGCCCACCACAGAGGAGGCTGAGGAGCTGGTGCGTGCACTACAGGCTATGGGGTCCTATCCAGACTCTTTGGTGTGCCTGACCTCCATGGGAGACCTGGCCCCCTCTGAAGGAGTGGACCACCGAACAATGACTGTGTTCCCTGGTCCGGTCCAGCCAGGGGGAATGGGGGACCTCCTCAACAGCCGCATCCCTACTGAGAACTTCACCGGCCTCGAGCTGGAGGACAATCTACTGCACTCCACTGGGGGTCACTTCCCTCCCTCACCGCCATCTCAGCCCGCTAATCAGGCCCCGACGTCGTGCTCCAACCTGACCTCATCTTCTTCTACAGTAGccccctccaccccctccctGCTCACTCAGACCTCCATAACAGAGCGAACGTTTTCCCGGACACACACATCCCATGTCCTCGCCAAGTCGGACGCACCCACATCGTCTCCCCAAGGCAGCCACTACAGCAGTGAGCACGTACCTTCCCCATACAGTGACCACATATCTTCTCCCCATGCTAGCTCCTTCCAGACAGACACCCCTCTGCTGCTGGAAGTCTCTCTCAGCGGGGTACCAGGACCCCCGCGCTCATCATGGAACAACCTCCCTCTTCCCCTCACGGACCCCACGCAGTTTGGCAGTCTCATAGGATCAGAAAGTCATCTTATATCCACCTCCCTGTCCACTCCCCCGGCCACCACCCACTCTGTGACGCTGCAGCCCATGGCTGCGCTCTCAGCGATGCCCCAGAGTGGCTTGACAGGTTTAACGACTCCCCCCGCCCCCTCGTCCTCCCTCCCATCCTCTTCACACGAACTTCTGACCTCCACACAGCCCAAGCAACAGCTCCCTCAGTTCAGCGCGGCCTTTGGCCATCAGTTGGCCTCCCACAGTGGCATCCCAAAAGACGTGCAGCCCAGCCACAGCTCCACAGCGCCCCCCGCTGGCTTTTCCATAGTTAGTGCCACCGCTGCAAGTGCCAATAGCGCCACACCACCCTTCGCGCAAAGTAAATGA
- the LOC123974136 gene encoding INO80 complex subunit D-like isoform X2 has product MYEGKHIHFSEVDNKPLCSYSPKLCKQRRLNGYAFCIRHVLEDKTAPFKQCEYVAKYNSQRCTNPIPKSEDRRYCNSHLQVLGFIPKKERKKKHDALEDMRSRAHLESVALNITVPSLALKAPNGLDELPPSPPCTRLLPLPDGELLDPFAFYEDDTDGEEVGTPRKGNAIKKKLQSRLVLNQKLCHDTDLFQPPPEHFTPSPVARVHPSSPLNTHLPRHQSGLLQPPQHSSVTSFIFPGQQQGLLCNPSPPQTVNFLPPGMPANAAPSPVQPSGASLSRKMPFTATHLAVSCKDSGSSNQRHVVVMRPSAFSPSASCLARLQHLVQLCAKRHREHGDLFPHLGLDWSEDSADDDDEEEAETFVPFHSSWRPQNGLEDSSGSSRRTRLLRLCSYLQEKYKHMCREERASIRQKRYRYAFRKALLHAASNSPDCAGQLIQEFRGASRSSSSVASARQQNADPGTCTGSTKGQACNNRALPFTRHCFQHILLNRSQQLFASCTAKFADGQQCSIPVFDITHQTPLCEEHAKKMDNFLRGDGNRRVQHQQQQQRKPRKKTKPPALTKKHKKKRRRGPRRPQKPIPPALPQGNLGMPSTSLAMPSQARIRSPSTPDLSTEELPDDIANEMADIPNDLELNQEDFSDVLPRLPDDLPDFDLFEGKNGELLPTTEEAEELVRALQAMGSYPDSLVCLTSMGDLAPSEGVDHRTMTVFPGPVQPGGMGDLLNSRIPTENFTGLELEDNLLHSTGGHFPPSPPSQPANQAPTSCSNLTSSSSTVAPSTPSLLTQTSITERTFSRTHTSHVLAKSDAPTSSPQGSHYSSEHVPSPYSDHISSPHASSFQTDTPLLLEVSLSGVPGPPRSSWNNLPLPLTDPTQFGSLIGSESHLISTSLSTPPATTHSVTLQPMAALSAMPQSGLTGLTTPPAPSSSLPSSSHELLTSTQPKQQLPQFSAAFGHQLASHSGIPKDVQPSHSSTAPPAGFSIVSATAASANSATPPFAQSK; this is encoded by the exons ATGTATGAAGGCAAACACATACACTTCTCAGAGGTGGACAATAAGCCGTTGTGCTCATACAGCCCAAAGCTTTGCAAGCAGCGGCGACTAAATGGCTATGCTTTCTGTATCCGGCACGTTCTGGAGGATAAGACGGCCCCCTTCAAGCAATGTGAATATGTGGCCAAGTACAACAGCCAGCGATGTACCAACCCCATCCCCAAGTCTGAAGACCGcag ATATTGTAACAGCCACCTGCAGGTTCTGGGCTTTATCCCCAAGAAGGAACGGAAAAAGAAACATGATGCTTTGGAGGACATGCGCTCACGGGCTCACCTGGAGTCAGTGGCTCTCAACATAACTGTGCCCTCTTTAGCTCTGAAAGCCCCCAATGGTCTAGATGAACTACCGCCATCCCCCCCATGTACACGCCTGTTACCCCTCCCTGATGGGGAACTCCTGGACCCTTTTGCCTTTTATGAGGATGACACAGATGGGGAGGAGGTGGGTACTCCTCGGAAGGGCAACGCCATCAAGAAGAAACTACAGAGTCGCCTGGTGCTCAACCAGAAACTCTGCCATGACACGGACCTCTTCCAGCCACCTCCTGAGCACTTTACTCCCTCCCCCGTCGCCCGTGTCCACCCCTCCTCGCCACTTAACACTCATCTCCCACGGCACCAGTCAGGTCTTCTTCAGCCGCCCCAGCACTCCAGCGTGACTTCCTTCATCTTCCCAGGACAGCAGCAGGGTTTATTATGCAATCCATCACCACCTCAGACGGTCAACTTTCTGCCTCCAGGGATGCCCGCTAATGCAGCACCCAGTCCAGTGCAACCTTCTGGGGCATCACTCAGCAGGAAAATGCCTTTCACAGCTACTCACTTGGCTGTCAGTTGCAAGGACAGTGGCAGTAGCAATCAGCGGCATGTGGTTGTCATGCGTCCATCTGCCTTCTCACCTTCTGCCAGCTGCCTGGCCAGGTTGCAACATCTGGTGCAGCTCTGTGCCAAGAGACACCGGGAGCATGGAGACCTCTTTCCTCATCTAG GATTGGACTGGTCAGAAGACAGTGCTGATGATGACGATGAAGAGGAGGCAGAGACATTTGTTCCTTTCCATAGCTCTTGGAGACCACAGAATGG GTTGGAAGACAGCAGCGGTTCCTCACGGAGAACACGGCTACTTAGGCTTTGCTCGTACCTACAGGAGAAATATAAGCACATGTGCAGGGAAGAGAGGGCGAGTATCCGCCAGAAGAGATACCGCTATGCCTTCCGCAAAGCCTTGCTGCATGCTGCCAGTAACAGCCCCGACTGTGCTGGCCAACTGATCCAGGAGTTTCGTGGTGCCTCTCGAAGCTCCTCAAG TGTGGCTTCAGCAAGGCAGCAGAACGCAGATCCGGGGACCTGCACTGGCAGCACAAAAGGCCAGGCCTGCAACAACAGGGCCCTGCCATTCACTCGACACTGCTTTCAGC ACATTCTGTTGAATCGTTCCCAGCAGCTCTTTGCTAGTTGCACAGCCAAATTTGCAGATGGTCAGCAGTGCTCCATCCCTGTGTTTGATATCACACACCAGACACCACTCTGCGAAGAGCATGCCAAAAAAATG GATAACTTCCTGCGAGGGGATGGTAACCGTCGAGtgcagcaccagcagcagcaacagcgtAAGCCACGTAAAAAGACCAAACCACCGGCGCTcaccaaaaaacacaagaagaagaggaggagagggccgcGGAGGCCTCAGAAACCCATCCCTCCAGCGTTGCCACAGGGGAACCTGGGAATGCCTTCTACAAGCCTAGCAATGCCCTCACAGGCCCGCATCAG GAGCCCTTCAACTCCAGACCTGAGTACAGAGGAACTTCCTGATGATATCGCCAATGAAATGGCAGACATTCCAAATGACCTTGAGCTAAACCAGGAGGATTTCTCCGACGTGTTACCCCGACTACCTGATGACCTGCCGGACTTTGACTTGTTTGAAG GTAAGAATGGGGAGTTATTGCCCACCACAGAGGAGGCTGAGGAGCTGGTGCGTGCACTACAGGCTATGGGGTCCTATCCAGACTCTTTGGTGTGCCTGACCTCCATGGGAGACCTGGCCCCCTCTGAAGGAGTGGACCACCGAACAATGACTGTGTTCCCTGGTCCGGTCCAGCCAGGGGGAATGGGGGACCTCCTCAACAGCCGCATCCCTACTGAGAACTTCACCGGCCTCGAGCTGGAGGACAATCTACTGCACTCCACTGGGGGTCACTTCCCTCCCTCACCGCCATCTCAGCCCGCTAATCAGGCCCCGACGTCGTGCTCCAACCTGACCTCATCTTCTTCTACAGTAGccccctccaccccctccctGCTCACTCAGACCTCCATAACAGAGCGAACGTTTTCCCGGACACACACATCCCATGTCCTCGCCAAGTCGGACGCACCCACATCGTCTCCCCAAGGCAGCCACTACAGCAGTGAGCACGTACCTTCCCCATACAGTGACCACATATCTTCTCCCCATGCTAGCTCCTTCCAGACAGACACCCCTCTGCTGCTGGAAGTCTCTCTCAGCGGGGTACCAGGACCCCCGCGCTCATCATGGAACAACCTCCCTCTTCCCCTCACGGACCCCACGCAGTTTGGCAGTCTCATAGGATCAGAAAGTCATCTTATATCCACCTCCCTGTCCACTCCCCCGGCCACCACCCACTCTGTGACGCTGCAGCCCATGGCTGCGCTCTCAGCGATGCCCCAGAGTGGCTTGACAGGTTTAACGACTCCCCCCGCCCCCTCGTCCTCCCTCCCATCCTCTTCACACGAACTTCTGACCTCCACACAGCCCAAGCAACAGCTCCCTCAGTTCAGCGCGGCCTTTGGCCATCAGTTGGCCTCCCACAGTGGCATCCCAAAAGACGTGCAGCCCAGCCACAGCTCCACAGCGCCCCCCGCTGGCTTTTCCATAGTTAGTGCCACCGCTGCAAGTGCCAATAGCGCCACACCACCCTTCGCGCAAAGTAAATGA